The DNA window ACCGATTGTTCGGTTGTCCGCGCAATTTGGCTACAGGCGGCTCCAGGCTGTGGACAAACGGGCGCCGGGGCCCTGGGATGGATGCAGGACGTCCAGGAGAGGGAGGCATCGGGCAATGCCGGATGAACAAATGGCCGGAGCGGGTTCCGCACCGGTCCCGCCGGGGGGCGCCCCCGGGCAGACCAATCCGTTGGCACCGGTGCCTTCTGTTCCGCCCCGCCCCCTGGACCCGATCGACCGGTCGATCATGCGGCTGCTCCAGGCGGACGGCCGCGCGTCCATACGGTCGGTCGCCGAGCAGGTCCACGTGTCCCGCGCCAACGCCTACGCCCGGATCAACCGGCTCATCGACGATGGGGTGATCCGCGGTTTCACGGCCCGCGTCAACCACGAGCGGGCAGGCCAGGGCGCCTCCGCCTACATCACCCTGAAGATCGTCCAGAACTCCTGGCGGACGGTCCGCGAGAAGCTCCGCGAACTGCCGGGGGCCGCGCACATCGCCCTGGTCAGCGGGGATTTCGATGTCCTGCTCCTGGTCCACACCCCGGACAACCGCACCCTGCGCGAGCTGGTCCTGACCCGCCTCCAGTCCATCCCGGAAGTGCTCTCGACCCGCACCCTGCTGGTGTTCGAGGAAACGGATCTGCTGGACTCGGGACCGGGCTCCGGCGTCGGCCCCGCGATCACCGAGGAGTAGCCCGGACGGGGGACGGCAGCGCCCTGCGGGCGGGAACGAGCGGCGATGTCGACCACGAGGTCGCGGCCTCGCGGAGGGGTGCCGCCCACGGGTCAGCGGACCGTCCGCAGCCCGTCCAGAGCCATGTGCACCACCGCGTCGGCGAGCTGGTCCGGCCCCGTCCCCGGGTGCGGGCGGTACCACTCGACCAGGGAGTTCACCATCCCGAAGAGCAGGCGGGTGGCGAGCCGGATGTCCACGTCCGCCCGCAGGTCCCCGTCGGCCGCCGCCGCCTTGAGCAGGTCCGCGACCTGGTGGTCGAACTCGCGGCGGCGTTCCAGGGCCCAGCGCTCGGTCCGGGTGTTGCCGCGCACGCGCAGCAGCAGGGTCACGTACGGCAGCTCGCCGACGAGCACCTCCACCGTGCGGCGCGTCACGTACTCGACGCGCTCGACCGCCCGCCCCCGCACCGCGCCGGGCTCCTCCAGGACGGCGAAGAGCCCGTCGAGGGCGCGGCTGACGGCCCGGCGCAGCAGCTCCTCCTTGCCCGCCACGTGGTGGTAGATCGAGGACTTCGAGATGCCGGCGGCCTTGGAGAGGTGCTCCATCGAGGTGCCGTCGTAGCCGCGCTCGTTGAAGACCTGGACGGCGACCGACAGCAGGGTCTCGGGGGTGTAGGTGTCCCGCTTCGCCGTCGTCACGCGCTCTCCCCCGTCGCATCGCCTTCGCCTGCGGCGTATTCCTCTGCCCCGTAGCCCAGCCGGAACAGCGCCAGCGAGGGCGCGTACCGGCCGCCCGGACAGCGCTCGTCGAGGTGGTGCAGCAGGTCGTAGGCCCAGTCCCGGCCCAGCCGCTCGTGCCATTCGGACGGCCCCAGCGGGTAGTTGACGCCGAGCCGCATGGCCGTGTCGATGTCCTCGGCGGTGGCCGCGCCGCGGGCGACGGCGTCGGCCGTGAGGTCGATCAGCATCGCGACCGTCCGGGCGACGATCATGCCGGGGACGTCGCCGATGACGGAGACCTTCTTGCCCAGCTTCTGGAACAGCCCGACGGCCTCGGCGAGGGTCCGCTCGCTCGTGTCCTCGCTGGCGGAGAGCGCGATCCGGGTGGCTCCCCGGTAGTCGAGGGCGAGGTCGAAGTAGACGACGTCGGCGAACTCGACGGAGGTCTTCCCGTCCGCGAGCACCAGCTGGCCCTCGCCCGGCAGCTGGATGTACGGCCCCCCGTGCTCGGTGGCGGTGACCGCGATCCCGGCCTCCTCCAGCAGGTCCGCCAGCTCGGCCGCGGGCCCGAGGTCGCCGACCACGGTGACCTCGGCCGGGGCCTCCTCGGGGGCGGCGGTGTGCGGCTGGGGCAGGACGGCGTCCGGGCCGTACGGGAACCAGCCGTGGCCCGACTTGCGGCCGAGGCGACCCGCCTGGACCAGCCGGCGCTGCGCGAGGGAGGGGGTGAACTTGGGGCTGCGGAAGAAGGACTCCCACACCGAGCGGGTCACGGCCTCGTTGACGTCCTGGCCGATCAGGTCGGTCAGCTGGAACGGGCCCATCTTGAAGCCGCCGCTCTCGCGCAGCACCGCGTCGATGGTGGCCGGGTCGGCGCCCTGCTCCTCGTAGACCGAGAAGGCCTCGGCGTAGAAGGGGCGGGCGATCCGGTTGACGATGAAGCCGGGGGTGTCGGCGCAGCGGACCGGCGTCTTCCCCCAGCCGAGCACGGTGCGGTACGCGCTGTCCGCGGCGGCCGGGTCGGTCGCGAAACCGCTGATCACCTCGACGAGGGGGAGCAGCGGGGCCGGGTTGAAGAAGTGCAGGCCGACGAAGCGGCCGGGGTGCGCGAGACCGGCGGCGAGCTCGGTGACGGAGAGGGAGGAGGTGTTGGTGGCCAGCAGCGCGTCCGGCGAGAGCACCTCTTCGAGTGCCGCGAAGAGCGTCTGCTTGACGGTGACGTTCTCGACCACCGCCTCGATGACGAGGGCGGCCGCGGCGAGGTCCGCGAGGGCGCCCGCCGCACCGATCCGGCCGATCGCGTCCTCGGCCTCGGCGCGGTCGAGGCGGCCCTTGGCGGCCATCCGCTCGACGCGGTCCTGCACCATGGCGGCGCCGTCCGCGGCGAGGGCGGCGTCGATGTCGTAGATCAGCACGCGGTGACCTGCGAGAAGGGCGACCTGGGCGATCCCCTGGCCCATGGTGCCCGCGCCGACGACCGCCACAGTGCGGGACCGTTCGATTGCTGTCATGTCCTGATCCTCCCGCACCGACTTGTCCACAGGTCCGCCGGGCCCTCTTGTCCCGACCGATCGTTCGGTTACTCTAACTCCAGTCTGCTCTCCTTCGCCCGGCTCAACGAGGAGTTGGTCCCTGATGGCCGCCGAGCTCACCGTCCCCCAGCTGTCCGCCAAGCACCGGCCCACCCTGGACCAGGCCCTGTCGGCTATCCGCAGCCGCGCCTACTGGTCCCCGCACCCCGAACACCCCAAGGCCTACGGCGAGACCGCCCCGGCCGACGGGCTCGCCGCCTTCGAGGCCGTCCGCGGCACCCGGCTGGACCTGGGACAGCCCGGCACCGACGGCTGGACCGGCGGCGAGGTCTCCCCGTACGGACCGGAGCTGGGCGTCGAGTACCCCCACGCGGACCCGGACGTGCTGCTCCCCGCGATGAAGGCGGGCATGGCCGCCTGGCGCGACGCGGGTCCCGAGGCGCGCGCCCTGGTCTGCATCGAGATCCTGGCCCGCATCGGCGCCCGGACGCACGAGTTCGCGCACGCGGTGATGCACACCAGCGGCCAGGCGTTCATGATGGCGTTCCAGGCGGGCGGACCGCACGCGCAGGACCGCGGCCTGGAGGCCGTGGCCTACGCGTACGAGGAGCAGACGCGGGTCCCGGGGCAGGTCGACTGGTCCAAGCCCCAGGGCAAGCGCGACCCGCTGGACCTCGGCAAGACCTTCACGGCGGTCCCGCGCGGCATCTCCCTGATGATCGGCTGCAACACCTTCCCCACCTGGAACGGCTACCCGGGCCTGTTCGCCTCCCTGGCCACCGGCAACGCGGTGCTGGTCAAGCCGCACCCGCGGGCCGTCCTCCCGCTGGCGCTCACGGTCCAGGTGGCCCGCGAGGTGCTCACCGAGGCCGGCTTCGACCCGAACCTGGTCGCACTGGCGGTGGAGCGTCCGGGCGAGGGCATCGCCAAGACCCTCGCGCTGCGCCCCGAGGTCAAGCTGATCGACTACACCGGCTCCACGGAGTTCGGCGACTGGCTCGAGGCCAACGCCCGCCAGGCGCAGGTCTACACGGAGAAGGCCGGCGTCAACACGGTCGTCGTGGACTCCACCGACGACTACAAGGGCATGCTGGCGAACCTCGCGTTCTCCCTCTCCCTCTACAGCGGCCAGATGTGCACCACCCCGCAGAACCTGCTGATCCCGCGCGACGGCATCGCGACGGACGCCGGGCACAAGGCGTACGACGAGGTCGTCGCCGACCTCGCGACCTCGGTCGGCGGCCTGCTGGGCGACGACGCCCGAGCCAACGCCCTGCTCGGCGCCCTGGTCAACCCGGACGTCAAGGCGCGGCTGGAGGCGGCGGCCGGGCTGGGCGAGGTCGCGCTGGCCTCCCGCGAGGTCGCCAACCCCGAGTTCCCGGACGCGGTGGTCCGCACCCCGCTGATGGTCAAGCTCGACGCGTCCAAGCCGGACCCGGACGCGGCGTACCTCTCGGAGTGCTTCGGCCCGGTCTCCTTCGCGGTGGCCGTGGACTCCACGGCGGACGCGCTGGAGCTGCTGCGCCGCACGGTCCGCGAGAAGGGCGCGATGACGGTGGGCGCGTACACGACCTCCGCCGACACCGAGCGGGCGATCGAGGAGGTCTGCCTGGAGGAGTCCGCGCAGCTCTCGCTGAACCTGACCGGCGGGGTGTACGTCAACCAGACCGCGGCGTTCTCCGACTTCCACGGCTCGGGCGGCAACCCGGCGGCCAACGCCGCGCTGTGCGACGGCGCCTTCGTCTCCAACCGCTTCCGCGTGGTGGAGGTCCGCCGCCAGGCCTGACGCCGGGCGCCGTGAGCGTCCCGGGTGGACGCGCCCCCGCTACCCCGCCTGGAAGGTGCGGGCGGAGGCGTCCACCTGGGCATGCACGCGCTGCAACTGCTCCCGCTGCTCGTGCTCGCGCCGGCGTTCCTCGCGGCACGCTTCGCCCTGCTGCGCCAAGAGCGCGTGCGGCCGCACCCGCTCCTGGTGGGCTGCGGGGTCCACGCCGCCACGTTCGCCCTGGTGACCTGGCAGGCCCCGCGCGGCCGGCCGCTGATCCGCCCGGACGGGCCGACAATCGGCGCGGCCGCGCTGATCCTGCTCGCGGGCGGTCTAGGAGCCCTCGCCGCCCTGCTGGCCGGCCGGCGGCCCGCCCCAGTGGAAAAGGGTCATGGCGACGCTGGTGGCCAGGTTGTAGCTGGAGACCTGGGGGCGCATCGGCAGGGACACGAGGTGGTCGGACCGGCCTCGGAGCTCCGGTGAGATGCCGTGCCGCTCCGAGCCGAAGGCCAGCAGCGCGTCGTCCGGGAGGGCGAGGGCACGGATGTCCTCGCCCTCCGGGTCGAGCGCGTAGAGCGGTCCGGGCGGCAGGGTCTCGAGCGTGATCCGCTCGACGGTGGTGGCGTAGTGCAGTCCGGCGCCGGCCCGGACCACGTTCGGATGCCAGGGGTCGAGGTCCCCGCGCGTGACCACGCCGGTGGCGCCGAAGCCGGCGGCGAGGCGGACGACGGCCCCGACGTTGCCGAGGTTGCGGGGGTTGTCGAGCACGACCACGGGCGCGGGGCGCGGCAGGCGCCCGAGAGCCGCGAGGCCCGCCGCCCGGCCCGGGCGTACGGCCAGGGCGGCGACGCCGGTGGGGTGCACCCGGGGCAGCAGCCCCGCCAGCTGCGCCGGCCGCGCCAGCCGGGCCACGTCGTCCTCGACGTCCGGAGCGAGCTCGGCGGCCAGCGCCCGTACGGCGGCCGGGTCCTCGGCGAGGACCATCCGCACCTCGGCCCCGAACCGCAGCGCGTGCTTCAGCGCGTGGAACCCGTCCAGCAGGACCAGCCCCTGCCCGGCGCCTTCCCGCCACTGCCGCTCGACCTCATCGGAACTCCACTCGTCACGCATACCCCGACCCTAAGCGCAGCGCCGCCGGGGCCCGGCTCAGCGCGGGAGGGCCGGGCTCGGCTCCGCGGCGGCCAGGGCCGGGGCCCGCTCACGACGGCCGGACCGCAGCGCCGCGGCCTTCGCGCCCAGCCAGACCAGGAACACCGTCGGCAGGAACACCGCGTCGGCGGCGATCATCGCCAGCGAGAAGAACGGCAGCCCCAGCAGCACCGCGATCCCCGCGTGCTCCAGCATCATCACGGCCAGCAGCACGTTCTTGATCCGCCGGTTGAACACCGTGAACGGGAACGCCACCTGCACCGCCACGGTCCCGTACGACAGCAGCATCACCAGCGTCCCGCTGCTCGCCAGCAGCGCGGACAGCCCCGGCCACGGAGTGAAGTAGTCCAGCCCGAGCGGGTAGTACAGCGCGGTCCCGTCCTGCCACCGCGAGCCCTGGATCTTGTACCAGCCGGCCGTCGCGTAGATCAGGCAGACCTCCGCCATGATCACCAGCATCCCCGCGTTGTGCAGCACGTTGGCCAGCACGTCCAGCGTCGCCCGGCCCTCCCCGCCCGCGTCGCGCCGGTCCACGAGCCACCACAGGCCGCAGACCACCCACACCGCCGCGAAGGCCGCCAGCCAGCCGGTGCTGAACCGCCCGGTCACCACCCCGTAGGCGAACACCGCGCCCAGTACGCCCCACAGCGCCGGCCCGGCGGCCCCCGCGGAGGCCGACCCGCGCAGCCGGGCCCGCCGGGCGTCCAGGGACCACACCTGCGCGCACCGGGTCAGCACCAGGTACAGCGCCATCAGGTGGATGACGTTATCCCCGCCGTCGCCCATGAACACGCTGCGGTTCTGGAGCGAGAGCACCCCGACCATGAACAGCACGGACGTGGCCCGGGTCCGCCAGCCCAGCAGCAGCCCCACGCTCGCCAGCACGGCGAGCGCGTAGACGATCTCGAACCACACCGCCGAGTCCGACCACATCAGGACCGAGAAGGCCCCGTTCGAGGCGATCAGCCGCTCCGCCAGCGACCAGCTCCACGGCCCGTCCGGCCCGTACAGCTCGTGGCGGTGCGGGAACTCGCGCAGCAGGAAGAAGAGCCACGTCCCGGCGAAGCCGATGCGGACCACGGCGCTCTGGTAGGGGCCCAGGGCCTGCCCGGTGACCTTCGCCAGAGCGGCCGCCAGACCGGTTCTCACACCGTCCACCACGGCAGCTCCCGGTAGTACGTC is part of the Streptomyces subrutilus genome and encodes:
- the paaN gene encoding phenylacetic acid degradation protein PaaN; the encoded protein is MAAELTVPQLSAKHRPTLDQALSAIRSRAYWSPHPEHPKAYGETAPADGLAAFEAVRGTRLDLGQPGTDGWTGGEVSPYGPELGVEYPHADPDVLLPAMKAGMAAWRDAGPEARALVCIEILARIGARTHEFAHAVMHTSGQAFMMAFQAGGPHAQDRGLEAVAYAYEEQTRVPGQVDWSKPQGKRDPLDLGKTFTAVPRGISLMIGCNTFPTWNGYPGLFASLATGNAVLVKPHPRAVLPLALTVQVAREVLTEAGFDPNLVALAVERPGEGIAKTLALRPEVKLIDYTGSTEFGDWLEANARQAQVYTEKAGVNTVVVDSTDDYKGMLANLAFSLSLYSGQMCTTPQNLLIPRDGIATDAGHKAYDEVVADLATSVGGLLGDDARANALLGALVNPDVKARLEAAAGLGEVALASREVANPEFPDAVVRTPLMVKLDASKPDPDAAYLSECFGPVSFAVAVDSTADALELLRRTVREKGAMTVGAYTTSADTERAIEEVCLEESAQLSLNLTGGVYVNQTAAFSDFHGSGGNPAANAALCDGAFVSNRFRVVEVRRQA
- a CDS encoding Lrp/AsnC family transcriptional regulator, which gives rise to MPDEQMAGAGSAPVPPGGAPGQTNPLAPVPSVPPRPLDPIDRSIMRLLQADGRASIRSVAEQVHVSRANAYARINRLIDDGVIRGFTARVNHERAGQGASAYITLKIVQNSWRTVREKLRELPGAAHIALVSGDFDVLLLVHTPDNRTLRELVLTRLQSIPEVLSTRTLLVFEETDLLDSGPGSGVGPAITEE
- a CDS encoding TetR/AcrR family transcriptional regulator produces the protein MTTAKRDTYTPETLLSVAVQVFNERGYDGTSMEHLSKAAGISKSSIYHHVAGKEELLRRAVSRALDGLFAVLEEPGAVRGRAVERVEYVTRRTVEVLVGELPYVTLLLRVRGNTRTERWALERRREFDHQVADLLKAAAADGDLRADVDIRLATRLLFGMVNSLVEWYRPHPGTGPDQLADAVVHMALDGLRTVR
- a CDS encoding TrmH family RNA methyltransferase translates to MRDEWSSDEVERQWREGAGQGLVLLDGFHALKHALRFGAEVRMVLAEDPAAVRALAAELAPDVEDDVARLARPAQLAGLLPRVHPTGVAALAVRPGRAAGLAALGRLPRPAPVVVLDNPRNLGNVGAVVRLAAGFGATGVVTRGDLDPWHPNVVRAGAGLHYATTVERITLETLPPGPLYALDPEGEDIRALALPDDALLAFGSERHGISPELRGRSDHLVSLPMRPQVSSYNLATSVAMTLFHWGGPPAGQQGGEGS
- a CDS encoding 3-hydroxyacyl-CoA dehydrogenase; this encodes MTAIERSRTVAVVGAGTMGQGIAQVALLAGHRVLIYDIDAALAADGAAMVQDRVERMAAKGRLDRAEAEDAIGRIGAAGALADLAAAALVIEAVVENVTVKQTLFAALEEVLSPDALLATNTSSLSVTELAAGLAHPGRFVGLHFFNPAPLLPLVEVISGFATDPAAADSAYRTVLGWGKTPVRCADTPGFIVNRIARPFYAEAFSVYEEQGADPATIDAVLRESGGFKMGPFQLTDLIGQDVNEAVTRSVWESFFRSPKFTPSLAQRRLVQAGRLGRKSGHGWFPYGPDAVLPQPHTAAPEEAPAEVTVVGDLGPAAELADLLEEAGIAVTATEHGGPYIQLPGEGQLVLADGKTSVEFADVVYFDLALDYRGATRIALSASEDTSERTLAEAVGLFQKLGKKVSVIGDVPGMIVARTVAMLIDLTADAVARGAATAEDIDTAMRLGVNYPLGPSEWHERLGRDWAYDLLHHLDERCPGGRYAPSLALFRLGYGAEEYAAGEGDATGESA
- a CDS encoding HTTM domain-containing protein, which translates into the protein MRTGLAAALAKVTGQALGPYQSAVVRIGFAGTWLFFLLREFPHRHELYGPDGPWSWSLAERLIASNGAFSVLMWSDSAVWFEIVYALAVLASVGLLLGWRTRATSVLFMVGVLSLQNRSVFMGDGGDNVIHLMALYLVLTRCAQVWSLDARRARLRGSASAGAAGPALWGVLGAVFAYGVVTGRFSTGWLAAFAAVWVVCGLWWLVDRRDAGGEGRATLDVLANVLHNAGMLVIMAEVCLIYATAGWYKIQGSRWQDGTALYYPLGLDYFTPWPGLSALLASSGTLVMLLSYGTVAVQVAFPFTVFNRRIKNVLLAVMMLEHAGIAVLLGLPFFSLAMIAADAVFLPTVFLVWLGAKAAALRSGRRERAPALAAAEPSPALPR